A single region of the Chroococcidiopsis sp. TS-821 genome encodes:
- a CDS encoding iron uptake porin, with product MAQSDTIYHTKVYSFSENLVAQKAPITSVSQLSDVQPSDWAFQALRTLVERYSCLAGYSDNLFRGDRVLNRYEFAASLDTCLKRVNKQIATAKAELFPEEDLATLQKLQEDFADELTVLGNRVDALEVATAELKADQFSTTTKLNGEVIFALSTASRNNKAIPSNVSTSSVSDVDSNLSFSQRAILNLETSFTGQDALIVSVYGNNFPDFLDVTGSKMARLVYEQDTGGSTENDFGLFYLSYQFPIGERLNVLVEPYGGVLSDFVDTINPFLGSAGDGSISAFSNRNPIYWQSSFGAGVGVTYNFSNTASLSLGYLATEASNPNSGLTGGSYGAIAQLTLRPVEAINLGLTYVRSFNGFSNVGVGSIYANDPFDGADNIANSYGFEASFQISPQMAVGGWVGYVQTEAISGANEGANATILNYAITLAFPDLFQEGNLAGIVLGIPPKVTSNEINLREDKDTSLHLEAFYRFQLTKNIGITPGILVITNPEHNKANNTIYIGTLRTTFSF from the coding sequence ATGGCTCAATCCGACACTATTTACCATACTAAAGTTTATAGCTTTTCTGAGAATTTAGTAGCTCAAAAAGCTCCCATCACTTCAGTCTCGCAACTATCTGACGTACAGCCAAGTGACTGGGCATTCCAAGCTTTGCGAACATTAGTCGAACGGTATAGTTGTCTTGCAGGGTATTCAGATAATCTATTTCGTGGTGATCGCGTATTAAACAGATATGAGTTTGCTGCTAGTTTAGATACTTGTTTAAAACGAGTCAATAAACAGATTGCAACTGCAAAAGCCGAGCTATTTCCTGAAGAAGATCTAGCCACTTTACAAAAGTTACAAGAAGATTTTGCAGATGAACTTACTGTTTTAGGGAATCGAGTAGATGCACTAGAAGTAGCTACAGCAGAATTGAAAGCAGATCAATTTTCTACTACAACTAAGCTTAATGGAGAAGTTATATTTGCTCTTAGTACAGCGTCTAGAAATAACAAAGCTATTCCTTCTAATGTCTCAACTAGTTCAGTTAGCGATGTTGATAGTAACCTCTCGTTTAGCCAACGAGCAATTTTGAATCTTGAAACTAGTTTTACTGGACAAGACGCACTCATTGTTTCAGTTTACGGCAATAATTTTCCAGATTTTCTTGACGTTACTGGAAGCAAAATGGCACGACTGGTTTACGAGCAAGATACTGGTGGATCTACCGAAAATGATTTTGGGTTGTTTTATCTTTCCTATCAATTTCCTATTGGAGAACGCTTAAATGTTTTGGTTGAGCCATACGGTGGAGTTTTAAGTGATTTTGTAGATACAATAAATCCTTTTTTAGGAAGTGCAGGAGATGGTTCAATCTCTGCTTTCAGCAACCGCAACCCCATTTACTGGCAAAGTAGTTTTGGTGCAGGAGTTGGCGTAACATATAATTTTAGTAACACGGCTAGTTTATCACTAGGCTATCTTGCTACCGAAGCTAGCAATCCTAACTCCGGGCTAACTGGCGGCTCTTATGGGGCGATCGCTCAGCTAACCTTGCGACCAGTTGAAGCTATCAATTTAGGTTTAACTTATGTGCGCTCTTTCAACGGTTTCAGTAATGTAGGAGTTGGAAGCATATACGCTAACGATCCTTTTGATGGAGCAGACAATATAGCTAATTCTTATGGTTTTGAAGCAAGCTTTCAGATTAGTCCTCAGATGGCAGTCGGTGGATGGGTTGGTTATGTTCAAACTGAAGCTATTTCAGGAGCTAACGAAGGAGCCAATGCAACTATATTGAACTATGCTATTACTTTAGCTTTTCCAGACCTTTTTCAAGAAGGTAACTTAGCAGGAATTGTTCTTGGTATACCACCCAAAGTCACAAGTAATGAAATTAATTTACGTGAAGATAAAGATACATCTTTGCATCTAGAAGCTTTTTACCGGTTTCAACTCACTAAAAATATTGGAATCACTCCAGGTATACTAGTTATCACTAATCCAGAACATAACAAAGCTAATAATACTATTTATATAGGAACACTCCGAACTACTTTTTCCTTTTAA
- a CDS encoding iron uptake porin: MQKLFWSVLKLSPTLLSAIFLLLERTQASEVPVRALVSNSSTIVTTQDSTSLKQNSINPQVFVASTTSSIKSVSEDILSSSRPQPPDVKLANTYQTIENPSALDALAQVTSVSQLSDVQPTDWAFQALQSLVERYGCIAGYPDSTYRGNRALTRYEFAAGLNACLDRVNELIATATADAVNREDLATLQRLQEEFSAELATLRGRVDALEAQTAELEANQFSTTTKLGGEVVFGLADVFGDSAVGGSDLEYNTIAAVRARLNFDTSFTGRDLLRTRLQARNIDNNTGETGTSMTRLGFDGDEGNDVIIDDFFYRFPLNNQFRVFLALNSFEPRDFIDVVSPFYSSGDGAVSRFGRLNPVLRIPDDSSGLAFDFKLNDTFTLAAGYLVPTDFASNPSQKAGLSDGAYAAFTNVVFNATNNFKLGLSYVRSYAPGGEVNLTGSTGSGIAQDPLGVATSADSVGAQAQLGVGEGLILSGWAGYTWAKAQASGLGVIEGNEARIFNWAAAVSFPDLGKEGNLASIIFGQPPKVVDSDLIEDQNTSYHLEGFYRFKLTENVSITPGAFVIFNPEHNNDNDTIYVGTIRTTFEF; this comes from the coding sequence ATGCAGAAACTTTTCTGGAGTGTTTTAAAACTAAGCCCAACACTCTTAAGTGCTATATTTCTTTTGCTTGAACGTACTCAAGCTAGTGAAGTACCTGTGAGGGCGTTAGTATCTAACTCTTCTACTATTGTTACAACTCAAGATAGCACTTCACTAAAACAAAACTCTATCAATCCACAAGTTTTTGTAGCAAGCACTACTTCTTCTATCAAAAGTGTTTCAGAAGATATCTTGTCTTCTTCCAGACCTCAACCTCCAGATGTAAAGCTAGCTAATACTTATCAAACTATCGAAAATCCCTCAGCTTTGGATGCACTAGCTCAAGTTACATCAGTTTCTCAATTATCTGACGTACAACCCACCGATTGGGCATTCCAGGCACTGCAATCTTTAGTAGAACGTTATGGCTGTATTGCTGGGTACCCTGATAGTACTTATAGGGGCAATCGGGCTTTGACGCGCTATGAATTTGCTGCTGGTTTAAATGCTTGTTTAGACCGAGTAAACGAACTCATTGCCACAGCAACTGCAGACGCAGTGAATCGGGAAGACCTAGCAACTTTACAGCGATTACAAGAAGAATTTTCAGCAGAACTAGCCACATTGCGCGGTCGCGTGGATGCATTAGAAGCACAAACAGCCGAACTAGAAGCTAATCAGTTCTCTACTACTACCAAGTTAGGTGGGGAAGTTGTATTTGGCTTAGCTGATGTTTTTGGTGATTCAGCTGTTGGTGGAAGTGACTTAGAGTACAATACCATTGCTGCTGTCCGCGCGCGATTAAACTTTGATACTAGCTTTACTGGTAGAGATCTTTTAAGAACTCGTTTACAAGCTCGTAATATTGATAACAACACTGGAGAAACTGGTACCTCAATGACCCGCTTGGGATTTGATGGTGACGAAGGTAATGATGTTATTATTGATGACTTCTTTTACCGTTTTCCACTCAACAACCAGTTTAGAGTCTTTCTTGCACTCAACAGTTTTGAACCAAGAGATTTTATTGATGTAGTCAGCCCTTTCTATAGTAGTGGTGATGGGGCTGTTTCCCGTTTTGGTCGTCTCAATCCAGTTTTGCGAATACCAGATGACAGTTCAGGGCTTGCGTTTGACTTTAAGCTAAATGACACCTTTACTTTAGCTGCTGGATATTTAGTCCCAACTGATTTTGCTAGTAACCCTAGTCAAAAGGCTGGTCTTTCTGATGGTGCATATGCAGCTTTCACCAATGTAGTCTTTAATGCAACCAATAATTTTAAACTAGGTTTATCTTATGTCCGTTCTTATGCGCCTGGGGGTGAGGTCAATCTCACAGGCAGTACAGGTAGTGGCATTGCTCAAGACCCATTAGGAGTTGCAACTTCAGCTGATTCTGTTGGCGCACAAGCACAGTTAGGAGTAGGTGAAGGTTTGATTTTATCAGGTTGGGCTGGTTATACCTGGGCTAAAGCACAAGCTAGTGGTTTAGGTGTTATTGAGGGAAATGAAGCCAGGATTTTTAATTGGGCTGCGGCGGTTTCTTTTCCAGATTTGGGCAAAGAAGGTAATCTTGCTTCTATTATCTTTGGTCAACCACCGAAGGTAGTCGATAGCGATCTGATAGAGGATCAAAATACCTCTTATCATCTTGAAGGTTTTTACCGTTTTAAACTCACAGAAAATGTTTCAATTACTCCAGGAGCATTTGTAATTTTCAATCCAGAACATAACAATGATAATGACACAATCTATGTTGGAACAATTCGGACTACCTTTGAATTCTAA
- a CDS encoding DUF2808 domain-containing protein, translated as MNKLIFSTVFTIAIASSVPDALAGGVLRDAKASHLVHSGAHPNNARLSATHHFEVHVQGGDLSQLTIDVPKGMKVSDRIVVTDESGKKIDNTISVNDRKIAIAFSQPIRTGTTLSVSMKGVRSQLSLLGRVWLYPVYARKTGMTEDIRIGMARIQTY; from the coding sequence ATGAATAAATTAATCTTCTCTACTGTTTTTACAATCGCGATCGCGTCTTCAGTTCCAGATGCTTTAGCAGGAGGAGTTTTACGTGATGCGAAAGCTTCTCATCTTGTTCATAGTGGAGCACATCCCAACAATGCTCGTTTATCTGCAACACATCATTTTGAAGTACACGTTCAGGGTGGTGATTTGTCACAACTTACTATTGATGTACCAAAGGGAATGAAAGTAAGCGATCGCATTGTTGTTACTGATGAATCTGGCAAAAAAATTGATAATACGATTTCTGTCAACGATAGGAAGATTGCGATCGCTTTTTCACAACCTATACGTACAGGTACAACGCTATCAGTCTCTATGAAAGGAGTTAGATCGCAATTATCATTGCTTGGTCGTGTATGGCTTTACCCAGTTTATGCAAGGAAGACAGGAATGACCGAAGACATAAGAATTGGTATGGCTAGAATTCAAACGTATTGA
- a CDS encoding DUF2808 domain-containing protein, translating to MKKLISLTTLTLLSIYSVPAAFAEGVPGETSFSHLFHSNAHPNDARALSAMHHFKLHVQGSDLSQISIDLPEGVKIRRGVEVTDQSGKKLDADVSINDKKATVAFSRPVSPETILTVSMKGVQTPFPGYRKTWRYSVSGKNQNMEEDVLFGTAQIQTYE from the coding sequence ATGAAAAAACTAATTTCGCTTACTACTTTGACTTTATTGAGTATATATTCAGTCCCAGCTGCTTTTGCGGAGGGAGTTCCAGGTGAAACATCTTTTTCTCATCTCTTTCATAGCAATGCACATCCCAATGATGCTCGCGCTTTAAGCGCTATGCATCATTTTAAACTACACGTTCAAGGGAGCGATTTATCACAAATTTCAATAGATTTACCAGAGGGCGTTAAGATTAGGCGAGGAGTTGAAGTTACGGATCAATCTGGCAAGAAATTAGATGCTGATGTTTCTATCAATGACAAAAAAGCTACTGTCGCTTTTTCTCGACCAGTATCTCCAGAAACAATTCTTACAGTTTCGATGAAAGGAGTCCAAACTCCATTTCCTGGATACAGAAAAACTTGGCGTTATTCGGTAAGTGGCAAAAATCAAAATATGGAAGAAGATGTTCTATTTGGTACAGCTCAAATCCAAACTTATGAGTAG
- the rppA gene encoding two-component system response regulator RppA — protein MRVLLVEDEPDLGCAIKRTLNQERYIVDLVLNGTEAWNYLDGQWTQYTLAIFDWLLPGVSGLELCKRLRLRGSCLPVLMLTAKDRMEDKVAGLDAGADDYLVKPFGMAELLARLRALQRRSPQLSPQKLQVGSLSLDYTTRTVSIQNQSTNAQVVPLTTKEFQLLEYFMKHSNQIVTSEQIRHQLWEVSAEPTSNVVAAQMRLLRRKLGQFGNDGLIETLHGMGYRLNATHEPK, from the coding sequence ATGAGAGTGCTGTTAGTTGAGGATGAACCAGATTTAGGATGTGCAATCAAGCGTACTCTAAATCAGGAAAGATACATAGTTGACTTAGTTTTGAATGGTACTGAAGCGTGGAACTATTTAGATGGTCAGTGGACACAATATACACTAGCCATTTTTGATTGGTTACTTCCAGGAGTATCTGGTTTAGAACTATGCAAGCGGTTACGACTTCGGGGTAGCTGTTTACCAGTGTTGATGCTTACAGCTAAAGATCGCATGGAAGATAAGGTTGCAGGATTAGACGCTGGAGCAGATGATTATCTCGTCAAACCATTTGGTATGGCAGAATTGCTAGCACGATTGCGAGCATTGCAGCGGCGATCGCCTCAACTTTCACCCCAAAAACTTCAAGTAGGTAGCCTTAGCTTAGATTACACTACGCGCACAGTTAGTATTCAGAATCAGTCAACTAATGCACAAGTGGTTCCTCTAACAACAAAGGAGTTTCAACTGCTAGAGTATTTCATGAAGCATTCCAACCAAATTGTTACCAGTGAGCAAATTCGTCATCAATTGTGGGAAGTAAGCGCCGAGCCAACCAGCAATGTAGTAGCTGCTCAGATGCGTTTATTGCGACGTAAATTAGGTCAGTTTGGAAATGATGGTTTGATTGAAACTCTACACGGCATGGGATATCGACTAAATGCAACCCATGAACCAAAATAA
- the rppB gene encoding two-component system sensor histidine kinase RppB, which yields MNQNKLFYLTRWKLAGCYSAAMGLVLSICALGLYQALVHAHWQTLDRELESVAGTLHDSVESVLKQPGRVEPTAQQLLPERKPQQHILGAIHQGDYFIKLLNTAGQTVTTAGFQPEGLPTTSGEITWQTVQDTKGNRYHQISLPLHTQDNRPWGYMQMGRSLNDVDNYLANVKLVLLLGLPLAMVLVGSASWWLAGFAMQPIYESYSQIQQFTADVAHELRTPLAAVAATVESVSGMPNLPESEARNILRTIERQNRRLTTLVADLLLLARIERQPIPIRRQICYLNDIVSDLVEELAALAIAAKVTISYEARVHQQIKVIGDEEQLYRLVSNIIVNAIQYTLTDGQVNIALNYSDRHGIIQVQDTGIGIAPLEQKRIFDRFYRVSSDRARHTGGSGLGLAIAQAIVQTHGGSLQVQSELGKGSTFIIQLPSIINQFSNLKLTKQ from the coding sequence ATGAACCAAAATAAGCTTTTTTATCTGACTCGTTGGAAGTTAGCAGGTTGCTACTCTGCTGCGATGGGTTTAGTCTTAAGTATATGTGCGCTGGGTTTATACCAAGCGCTTGTTCATGCCCATTGGCAAACTTTAGATCGAGAACTAGAGTCAGTTGCTGGAACATTACATGATAGTGTTGAAAGTGTATTAAAGCAGCCTGGACGTGTAGAACCAACTGCTCAGCAACTCTTACCAGAGCGGAAGCCGCAACAACATATCCTTGGAGCTATTCACCAAGGCGATTACTTTATAAAGTTATTAAACACGGCGGGACAGACCGTTACTACGGCGGGGTTTCAGCCAGAGGGATTACCTACTACCTCAGGAGAGATCACTTGGCAAACAGTTCAAGATACTAAAGGAAATCGCTATCATCAAATTTCCTTACCACTGCACACGCAAGACAATCGCCCTTGGGGATATATGCAGATGGGACGAAGTCTCAACGATGTCGATAATTACCTTGCTAATGTGAAACTAGTTTTATTGCTGGGTTTACCACTTGCTATGGTTTTAGTAGGCAGTGCGAGTTGGTGGTTAGCAGGATTTGCAATGCAACCCATTTACGAATCATACAGCCAAATTCAACAGTTTACCGCAGATGTTGCTCACGAACTGCGAACGCCTTTAGCAGCAGTTGCTGCAACGGTAGAATCAGTATCGGGAATGCCTAACTTACCTGAATCAGAAGCACGGAATATCTTACGCACAATTGAGCGTCAGAATCGGCGGCTCACGACATTGGTTGCTGATTTACTACTACTTGCTCGTATAGAGCGACAACCCATACCAATACGACGCCAAATTTGTTATCTGAATGATATTGTTAGCGATTTAGTCGAAGAACTTGCGGCCTTAGCGATCGCAGCTAAAGTAACAATCAGTTATGAGGCAAGGGTGCATCAACAGATAAAAGTTATCGGTGATGAGGAACAGTTGTATCGCTTGGTTTCTAATATTATTGTTAATGCTATTCAATACACCCTTACAGATGGTCAAGTGAATATTGCTTTGAATTACAGCGATCGCCATGGAATTATTCAAGTTCAAGACACAGGTATTGGCATTGCACCTTTAGAGCAAAAACGGATTTTCGACCGCTTTTATCGCGTCAGTAGCGATCGCGCTCGTCATACAGGTGGTTCAGGGTTAGGGTTGGCGATCGCGCAAGCAATCGTCCAAACACACGGAGGTAGCTTACAGGTGCAGAGTGAACTAGGTAAAGGTAGCACTTTTATAATTCAGTTGCCTTCAATAATCAATCAATTTTCAAACCTTAAGCTGACTAAACAGTAG
- a CDS encoding DUF1830 domain-containing protein, with protein sequence MAQMSAALFDERFEQILCGYVNTTRQVQILRIANPISSWFERVIFPGQRILFFALPITYLEIYSSEIPSTVLMDKILCDRLRINS encoded by the coding sequence ATGGCTCAAATGTCTGCTGCTTTATTTGATGAACGCTTTGAACAAATTCTTTGTGGCTATGTTAATACTACAAGACAAGTTCAAATTTTGCGGATTGCCAACCCAATTAGTAGCTGGTTTGAACGAGTTATTTTTCCAGGACAACGTATCTTGTTCTTTGCACTACCAATTACTTATTTAGAAATCTACAGTAGCGAAATACCTAGTACAGTCTTAATGGACAAGATTCTATGCGATCGCTTGCGTATTAATTCATAA
- a CDS encoding heavy metal translocating P-type ATPase, translating into MQQEDGHHKHQDHPQRTTLDRHDQHGHNQAESSSHSKDRAHNKHAGHSPEMFKWRFFICLFLTLPILYFSPLFQEWFGYTAIQFLGVNLVSPILGTAIYFYGGWVFLQGALREFQSKIGMMTLIALAITVAYVYSLAVSLGLRGEPFYWELATLVDVMLLGHWIELVSVQGASRALEHLADLVPSVAHRLVNGQIEDVSVGELAQGEQILIRPGEQIPIDGEVKEGVSSVNEAFLTGESRPVTKQAGDEVVAGAVNGEGALTVVVTRTGEQTTLSQVMRLVEEAQSSRGRFQALADQIAYWLTLIAIAIGTLTLVIWLMLNPDPTFAINRSVTVLVITCPHALGLAIPLVMVNATSMSAKNGILVRNREAFERARNIKTIAFDKTGTLTEGQFGVQRIYAQDISDLEALAIAAALESLSEHPLAQAVVEEANNQQVKLPKGSEFQSVTGKGIEGVVNGKSYRVGRSEWAEELGLMFPTELQAGLEKIEARGESAIALLDNSQVLAIFGLADKIRERAREAVQQLQVMDVQVVMITGDAEAVAKTVAAELNIEQYYARVLPQDKAAIIQRLKAKSPTAFVGDGINDAAALFNADLGIAIGAGTNVAIESADLVLVENDPLDVTYTLQLAKATYNKMIQNLFWATGYNVVGIPLAAGVAAPLGILLSPALGAVFMSLSTVIVSINAMLLRRVQLT; encoded by the coding sequence ATGCAGCAAGAGGACGGGCATCACAAACATCAGGATCATCCGCAACGAACAACACTTGATCGTCACGACCAACACGGGCACAATCAAGCCGAATCATCATCGCATAGTAAAGATAGAGCGCACAACAAGCACGCTGGACATAGCCCTGAGATGTTTAAATGGCGCTTTTTTATTTGCCTTTTCCTGACTTTGCCGATCCTCTACTTTTCACCTTTGTTTCAAGAATGGTTTGGCTACACTGCCATTCAGTTTCTTGGCGTGAACTTAGTCAGTCCTATTTTGGGAACAGCGATTTATTTCTATGGAGGCTGGGTATTCCTTCAAGGAGCCTTACGCGAATTTCAAAGCAAAATAGGGATGATGACCCTAATAGCCTTAGCAATTACAGTTGCTTATGTCTACAGTTTGGCAGTCTCTTTAGGGCTACGTGGAGAGCCTTTTTACTGGGAACTCGCAACCCTAGTAGATGTAATGTTGCTTGGTCATTGGATTGAATTGGTTTCAGTGCAGGGAGCAAGCCGTGCTTTGGAACATTTAGCAGATTTAGTGCCTTCTGTTGCACACCGACTAGTAAATGGTCAGATTGAGGATGTATCTGTAGGTGAATTGGCACAAGGAGAGCAAATTTTGATCCGCCCTGGGGAACAAATACCGATTGATGGTGAAGTAAAAGAAGGCGTGTCAAGTGTTAACGAAGCATTTCTCACAGGCGAATCGCGTCCTGTTACTAAACAGGCTGGTGATGAAGTCGTAGCAGGAGCCGTAAATGGAGAAGGCGCATTGACTGTAGTAGTGACGCGAACAGGCGAGCAAACAACACTTAGCCAGGTGATGCGTTTGGTTGAGGAGGCGCAATCTTCGCGAGGGCGGTTTCAAGCACTTGCAGACCAAATTGCTTACTGGTTAACCTTGATTGCAATTGCAATTGGTACCTTGACGTTAGTTATTTGGCTGATGCTAAATCCAGATCCAACTTTTGCAATCAATCGCAGCGTAACAGTATTAGTCATCACCTGTCCTCACGCTTTGGGTCTGGCAATTCCTCTGGTTATGGTTAATGCAACATCAATGTCTGCTAAGAATGGTATTTTAGTACGGAATCGAGAAGCCTTCGAGCGAGCGAGGAATATTAAAACAATTGCTTTTGATAAAACAGGCACTTTGACTGAAGGACAGTTTGGAGTACAGCGAATTTATGCTCAAGATATCAGTGACTTAGAAGCACTTGCGATCGCCGCCGCTTTAGAATCGCTATCGGAACATCCGCTAGCACAGGCAGTCGTGGAGGAAGCAAACAATCAGCAAGTGAAACTTCCGAAAGGAAGTGAGTTTCAATCGGTGACAGGCAAAGGAATAGAAGGTGTTGTTAACGGTAAAAGCTATCGAGTCGGGCGTTCAGAGTGGGCAGAAGAACTGGGTTTGATGTTTCCTACTGAGTTGCAAGCAGGATTAGAGAAAATTGAAGCGCGTGGAGAAAGCGCGATTGCACTACTAGACAATAGTCAGGTTCTTGCGATATTTGGGCTAGCTGACAAGATCCGCGAACGCGCGCGCGAAGCTGTTCAACAGCTGCAAGTCATGGATGTTCAGGTCGTAATGATTACCGGAGATGCCGAAGCTGTGGCAAAAACTGTTGCAGCGGAACTGAACATCGAGCAATATTATGCGCGTGTTTTACCTCAAGATAAAGCAGCAATCATCCAGCGGTTAAAAGCAAAAAGCCCAACGGCATTTGTTGGTGATGGAATTAATGATGCTGCCGCTTTATTTAACGCAGATCTAGGAATTGCAATTGGTGCAGGGACAAATGTAGCAATAGAATCAGCTGACTTGGTGTTAGTTGAAAATGACCCGCTTGATGTAACGTATACACTTCAACTTGCTAAAGCAACTTATAACAAGATGATTCAGAATTTGTTTTGGGCTACTGGGTATAACGTAGTTGGAATTCCATTAGCGGCTGGAGTTGCTGCCCCTCTAGGTATTCTACTCTCACCGGCATTGGGAGCCGTGTTCATGAGCCTTTCTACTGTAATTGTGTCAATTAACGCGATGTTGTTGCGCCGAGTCCAGTTAACCTAA
- a CDS encoding CPBP family intramembrane glutamic endopeptidase, with protein sequence MAKLYQTFSTLARYPAGVRLGVFVVILLLLWLPIAVPIYWVWGTSNLTSIVTMLALYGEFIFLLQLWGQKVHRQVHPLASHGVSGTRRNALELLKGVGIGVTSLLCLFILEGLLSWLTWQSSTQFLPKIILEGLGVALGVGFAEELLFRGWLVDELQWDYGFKVALWISSSIYATLHFIKPWGEVLRTLPSFPGLLLLGLTLGWARQVSQGHLGSAIGLHAGLVWGYYIINVAELVRYSQQVPPWVTGIDRNPLAGAMGLLFLSVIALSLRITSSN encoded by the coding sequence ATGGCTAAACTTTACCAGACTTTTTCTACGCTTGCCCGCTATCCAGCGGGGGTAAGATTAGGAGTTTTTGTCGTTATTCTACTCCTATTGTGGCTACCTATCGCAGTTCCGATCTATTGGGTCTGGGGTACAAGTAACTTGACAAGCATAGTCACAATGCTTGCGTTGTATGGCGAGTTTATTTTTCTACTGCAACTTTGGGGGCAAAAAGTTCATCGACAAGTTCATCCGCTTGCAAGTCACGGGGTAAGCGGCACCCGCCGCAATGCGTTGGAGTTGTTAAAAGGAGTAGGCATTGGAGTCACAAGTCTTTTGTGCTTATTTATCTTGGAGGGTTTATTGAGTTGGTTAACCTGGCAGTCCTCAACGCAATTCCTACCCAAAATCATACTTGAAGGGTTAGGAGTAGCATTAGGCGTAGGATTTGCCGAGGAGTTATTATTTCGGGGCTGGCTAGTTGATGAGTTGCAATGGGATTATGGTTTCAAAGTTGCTTTATGGATTAGTAGCAGTATTTATGCAACGTTGCATTTTATTAAGCCTTGGGGAGAAGTTTTACGAACATTGCCCAGTTTTCCAGGATTGTTACTTTTGGGCTTAACTTTAGGTTGGGCAAGACAAGTTAGCCAAGGTCATTTGGGTTCAGCAATTGGATTGCACGCTGGTTTAGTCTGGGGTTACTACATTATCAATGTGGCAGAATTAGTGCGCTATTCCCAGCAAGTACCACCTTGGGTAACAGGCATTGATCGTAATCCTTTAGCAGGTGCAATGGGATTATTGTTTCTAAGCGTGATTGCCTTGAGTTTGCGAATTACTTCAAGTAATTAG
- a CDS encoding cation diffusion facilitator family transporter, with product MTQAKNYYYQQINSVASQHGRRMQPIHLLWIVLGLRSIFFLVELATGLLVHSLSLIAISGHMLVDVLSIVIALGAARLTQYSSQNNIAIAPQQIEAWAALLNSIILIEVAALLLWGIMRQTQPPELSAGLPMLVMAALGFVVSGINASLLYQESHHNLNVRGVFLHAIADAASSVSLILAALALLYFKWLWADVVASLLVAALIFLNALSLLRDSLQILKPEML from the coding sequence ATGACACAAGCCAAAAATTACTACTATCAACAAATCAATTCGGTGGCATCTCAACATGGGCGAAGAATGCAACCAATTCATCTTTTGTGGATTGTTCTGGGGTTGCGGAGTATCTTTTTTCTAGTGGAGTTAGCAACTGGACTTTTGGTTCATAGTTTGTCTCTAATTGCTATTTCAGGACATATGCTAGTTGATGTGCTGTCAATTGTCATCGCTTTGGGTGCAGCTCGACTAACGCAGTATTCATCTCAAAATAATATAGCGATCGCTCCTCAGCAAATCGAAGCTTGGGCAGCACTCCTTAATAGCATAATCCTAATTGAAGTTGCGGCTTTACTCCTCTGGGGCATCATGAGACAAACACAACCACCAGAACTCAGCGCTGGTTTACCTATGTTGGTCATGGCAGCATTAGGATTTGTGGTCAGCGGGATAAATGCCAGCTTGCTTTATCAAGAAAGTCACCATAATCTAAATGTGCGTGGAGTGTTTTTACACGCGATCGCCGATGCAGCTAGTTCAGTAAGCTTAATTTTAGCCGCATTGGCATTGCTTTACTTCAAGTGGCTATGGGCAGATGTCGTTGCCAGTTTACTCGTTGCTGCACTCATTTTCTTGAACGCCCTCTCACTACTGAGAGATAGTCTCCAAATCCTCAAGCCAGAAATGCTTTAA